Genomic segment of Aliiroseovarius sp. M344:
CAATGCCCCGCCAACCCCGCGCATGGCAACGTATGCTGTCCGGTCGTCGTCTGGATTTGCTGGACCCAACCCCGATGGACATCGAGATCGAGGACATCGCCCATGGCCTTGCATTTGTTGCGCGCTGGAACGGGCAGACCCATGGTGATTTCCCCTATTCGGTCGCCGAACATTCGTTGCTGGTCGAAGCTCTTTATAGCCGAATGAACCCCAAAGCGCCGGTGAAATGGCGGTTGGCAGCCCTTCTTCATGACGCCCCAGAATATGTAATCGGCGACATGATCTCGCCTGTAAAATCGGCGGTTGGCCCTGCGTATGGAGAGCTGGACGACCGGCTGATGACCGCTATCCACCTCAAGTTCGGCCTGCCTGCCAAACTGCCCGAAACAATCAAGAAGGCGATCAAAAAAGCCGATCGGGTTTCTGCATGGCTTGAAGCAACGCAGATTGCAGGTTTCGCCATCGCAGAATCCAACAAGTTCTTTGGCACCCCGGATCCCTCCCAAATTAAGGGGCTTTCCATTTCGTTGCGCCCGCCGGCAGAGGTACGGCGCGACTTCATGGCCCGCCACAATGCCCTGTTGGATCAGATGAAATGATCACTCTGCGGCCAGCTCAACCGGCGGATGCCCAAGCGATGTGCGACCTGCTGAACCCAATTATCCGCGAGGGCTCCACGACGGCGCATCGATCCCTCTTCGATTCAGAGCGTATGCGATCCACCCATATTGACGCGCCGCTTTTGATCCGAACAACGTTGGCCTTTGACGGTGGTGATCTTTTGGGGTTTCAACTGCTGAAGTGGGCTGACCCGGCTTATGATGGGCCTGAAGCGCTGCCTGAGGGTTGGGCTGTTATCGCCAGCTTTGTCCGCGACGGTCTTCAGGGCCGCGGTCTTGGGCAACTGGTTTGGCGCGAAACATTGATTGCGGCCAAAGCTGCTAATGTGCAGGCAATTGATGCGAGTATTCGCACTGATAATGCGCCGGGACTAGCGTATTATTCGAAGCTTGGTTTCAGA
This window contains:
- a CDS encoding GNAT family N-acetyltransferase produces the protein MITLRPAQPADAQAMCDLLNPIIREGSTTAHRSLFDSERMRSTHIDAPLLIRTTLAFDGGDLLGFQLLKWADPAYDGPEALPEGWAVIASFVRDGLQGRGLGQLVWRETLIAAKAANVQAIDASIRTDNAPGLAYYSKLGFRDYSTIKGMKLSDGTVIDKIRKRFDIA
- a CDS encoding HD family hydrolase, which encodes MPRQPRAWQRMLSGRRLDLLDPTPMDIEIEDIAHGLAFVARWNGQTHGDFPYSVAEHSLLVEALYSRMNPKAPVKWRLAALLHDAPEYVIGDMISPVKSAVGPAYGELDDRLMTAIHLKFGLPAKLPETIKKAIKKADRVSAWLEATQIAGFAIAESNKFFGTPDPSQIKGLSISLRPPAEVRRDFMARHNALLDQMK